A single genomic interval of Zingiber officinale cultivar Zhangliang chromosome 4A, Zo_v1.1, whole genome shotgun sequence harbors:
- the LOC121969853 gene encoding squamosa promoter-binding-like protein 12, whose amino-acid sequence MMDWNANCSLLWDWDNHEPSGGSYKLSAAAGGGGGGGASSGSDLGNGSSSKSTISASTASSKTAKSSDWETNPKNCDKNVILLENGSFPIAAQVAGLEESQIGLKLGKRTYFENVSAENTGKNPLSALDSVSPPGSLVMKPKLTHQIAQSAYCQVQGCSVDLSGAKDYHRKHRVCEAHSKCPKVVVGGQERRFCQQCSRFHDLSEFDQKKRSCRRRLSDHNARRRKPRPNIISFSSTHSPFYAAFDHGRTTLGATIEDHHNFKFTQMREQWIKPIKDVNIDGQLHLPNTQFLNAFPSLYHEGDKLLPLQGTAAEALNQGSEASAGASNLDGAPGVGRALSLLSATSWVSPDHRQTSSIVGFVDASIPYIP is encoded by the exons ATGATGGATTGGAACGCCAACTGTTCGTTACTGTGGGATTGGGATAACCACGAACCCTCAGGTGGGAGTTACAAGTTGTCCGCCGCcgcaggcggcggcggcggcggcggcgcttCTTCTGGCTCAGATTTGGGGAATGGCTCCTCATCCAAGAGCACCATCTCTGCTTCCACTGCTTCCTCCAAGACCGCGAAGAGTTCTGATTGGGAAACGAACCCTAAGAACTGTGACAAGAACGTAATTTTGCTGGAGAATGGTTCTTTTCCAATCGCGGCGCAGGTGGCCGGGTTGGAGGAATCACAGATAGGGCTGAAACTTGGTAAAAGAACCTACTTTGAGAATGTTTCAGCCGAGAACACCGGGAAGAACCCGCTGTCAGCTTTGGATTCTGTTTCTCCACCTGGTTCCCTCGTCATGAAGCCAAAGCTCACTCATCAGATCGCACAGAGCGCTTATTGCCAGGTTCAAGGTTGTAGCGTTGATCTTAGCGGAGCCAAAGATTATCACCGGAAGCACAGGGTATGTGAAGCCCATTCTAAATGCCCCAAGGTCGTCGTCGGTGGTCAGGAGCGCCGGTTCTGTCAGCAATGCAGCAG GTTCCACGATTTGTCGGAGTTTGATCAGAAAAAGAGAAGCTGCCGTCGGCGTTTGTCTGATCACAATGCGCGGCGTCGCAAGCCTCGCCCAAACATAATTTCTTTCAGCTCAACTCACTCTCCATTTTATG CTGCTTTTGATCACGGGAGAACAACATTAGGGGCAACTATTGAAGACCATCATAACTTCAAGTTCACACAAATGAGAGAACAATGGATAAAACCAATCAAAGATGTCAACATAGATGGGCAGTTGCATTTGCCGAACACTCAGTTCCTAAATGCCTTTCCATCCCTGTACCATGAGGGTGACAAGCTCTTGCCACTTCAAGGCACTGCCGCTGAAGCACTCAATCAAG GTTCAGAAGCATCTGCAGGAGCTTCGAATTTGGATGGAGCACCAGGTGTTGGGCGTGCTCTCTCTCTTCTGTCAGCCACTTCTTGGGTTTCTCCTGACCACAGACAAACTTCTTCCATTGTCGGCTTTGTGGATGCTAGCATACCATACATCCCTTAA